A stretch of Lathyrus oleraceus cultivar Zhongwan6 chromosome 6, CAAS_Psat_ZW6_1.0, whole genome shotgun sequence DNA encodes these proteins:
- the LOC127091330 gene encoding nudix hydrolase 17, mitochondrial — MSSEKMVCMESRSGRAMQRYNETGGRKVVGCIPYRYKQDIDGNISNELEVLLVSSQKGHAFMFPKGGWEVDESLEEAACRESLEEAGVVGIVEHELGEWSFISKRYGIYYEGHMFPLLVKEQLEFWPEKNIRTRIWMNVVEARDVCQHWWMKEALDMLVHRLNLQQNK, encoded by the exons ATGAGTAGTGAAAAGATGGTTTGCATGGAATCTCGTTCTGGAAGGGCGATGCAAAGATACAATGAAACTGGTGGTCGCAAAGTTGTAGG GTGCATCCCCTACAGATATAAACAAGACATTGATGGAAATATAAGCAATGAATTGGAAGTTCTTCTTGTTAGCTCACAAAAGGGTCATGCATTCATGTTTCCAAAG gGTGGATGGGAAGTTGATGAATCTTTAGAAGAAGCAGCATGCAGAGAATCTCTTGAAGAAGCAGGAGTTGTAGGAATTGTTGAA CATGAGTTAGGTGAATGGAGTTTCATTAGCAAAAGATATGGTATATACTATGAAGGTCACATGTTTCCTTTACTTGTCAAAGAACAACTTGAGTTTTGGCCAGAGAAAAATATACGGACAAGAATATGG ATGAATGTTGTTGAAGCAAGAGATGTTTGTCAACATTGGTGGATGAAGGAAGCATTAGATATGCTTGTTCATAGGCTAAATCTACAGCAAAATAAGTAG